The following are encoded together in the Bacillus sp. V2I10 genome:
- the metA gene encoding homoserine O-succinyltransferase, producing the protein MPINIPADLPAKEILEKENIFIMDDARAYQQDIRPLNIVILNIMPEKQKTEVQLLRLLGNSPLQLNITFLRPETHVSKTEKQQHLQQFYTTFNKIRHKKFDGMIITGAPIEHLEFEEVSYWEELKDIFEWTNQNVTSTLHICWGAQAGLYYHYGVNKYSLKEKCFGVFKHDICNTSVKIVRGFDDQYYVPHSRHTDIKRQDIEAVEALDIISESAEAGVCLVSSRDAKQVFLTGHPEYDLFTLKEEYERDLAKGKNTAIPLSYFQDNDPGRKPVQKWKSHAHLLFANWLNYCVYQETPYEWE; encoded by the coding sequence ATGCCTATTAATATTCCAGCTGACCTTCCCGCCAAAGAAATTCTTGAAAAAGAAAACATCTTCATTATGGATGATGCCAGAGCCTATCAGCAGGACATCAGGCCTTTAAATATTGTGATTTTAAATATTATGCCCGAAAAACAAAAAACAGAGGTGCAATTATTGCGCCTACTTGGAAACTCGCCGCTTCAGCTGAACATTACCTTTTTGCGTCCTGAAACACATGTTTCAAAAACAGAAAAGCAGCAGCATCTTCAGCAGTTTTATACGACGTTTAATAAAATCCGCCATAAAAAATTTGACGGAATGATTATAACAGGGGCTCCGATTGAGCATCTGGAATTTGAAGAGGTGTCCTACTGGGAAGAGCTCAAAGATATTTTTGAATGGACAAACCAGAATGTCACTTCAACTCTGCATATATGCTGGGGTGCACAAGCAGGACTTTACTATCATTACGGCGTAAATAAATATAGTCTGAAGGAAAAATGCTTCGGTGTTTTCAAACATGATATTTGTAATACTTCTGTAAAAATTGTCAGAGGCTTCGATGATCAATACTATGTGCCGCATTCCCGGCATACGGATATAAAGAGACAAGATATTGAGGCGGTTGAAGCACTGGACATTATCAGTGAATCTGCTGAAGCCGGGGTTTGTCTGGTCTCTTCAAGGGATGCAAAGCAAGTATTTCTGACAGGTCATCCAGAATACGATTTGTTTACCCTGAAAGAGGAGTATGAACGAGATCTCGCAAAAGGCAAGAACACCGCCATTCCGCTGTCCTATTTTCAGGATAATGATCCGGGGAGAAAGCCGGTACAGAAATGGAAATCCCATGCACATCTTTTATTTGCAAACTGGCTAAATTATTGCGTCTACCAGGAAACACCTTACGAATGGGAATGA